The following are encoded in a window of Nibricoccus aquaticus genomic DNA:
- the ettA gene encoding energy-dependent translational throttle protein EttA, giving the protein MAKPDEPKVIFSMIRVSKKIERKEILRDISLSFYYGAKIGVLGFNGSGKSSLLRILAGRDKEIDGHVHFEPGYAIGFLEQEPQLTTGATVRACVEEGVKHLTDLTAAYDATWDEIDAAKTDEERDAITNKQGELQEKIDAAGAWDVGPQVEMAMDALRCPPGDQIVDNLSGGERRRVALARLLLQKPAILLLDEPTNHLDAESVHWLEQHLARYEGTVIAVTHDRYFLDNVAQWILELAHGHGTPWKGNYSSWLEQKQARLAVDQRTEDRRQKAMARELAWIRQSAKARVAKSQARISAYEAMVKENNPEKEKEFELLIPPGPRLGSLVVEANNISKSYGDRVLFEGVTFSLPPGGIVGVIGPNGAGKTTMFRLITDAEKPDSGELRVGPSVKIAHVDQSRDSLPDGQTIFQAISDGEEILRLGNREVNARAYCAQFGFTGADQQKKVGVLSGGERNRVHLARLLKSGANLILLDEPTNDLDVNSIRSLEEGLENFAGCAVVVSHDRWFLDRVATHILAFEGDSAVQWWSGNYSSYLEDYRRRKGKEAEQPHRIKYRKLTR; this is encoded by the coding sequence ATGGCAAAACCCGATGAGCCCAAGGTGATTTTTTCGATGATCCGCGTCTCGAAGAAAATCGAGCGCAAGGAAATCCTCCGCGACATCTCGCTGTCGTTTTACTACGGCGCGAAGATCGGCGTGCTTGGTTTCAACGGCTCGGGAAAATCCTCGCTGCTGCGCATCCTTGCCGGGCGCGACAAGGAGATCGACGGGCATGTGCATTTTGAACCCGGATACGCGATCGGGTTTCTTGAGCAGGAGCCTCAGCTGACGACGGGCGCGACGGTACGAGCGTGTGTCGAGGAAGGTGTGAAGCATTTGACCGATCTCACGGCGGCTTACGATGCGACTTGGGATGAGATCGATGCGGCGAAGACAGATGAGGAGCGCGATGCGATCACCAACAAGCAGGGCGAGCTGCAGGAGAAGATCGATGCGGCGGGCGCGTGGGACGTGGGGCCGCAAGTGGAGATGGCGATGGATGCGCTGCGGTGCCCGCCGGGCGATCAGATCGTGGACAATCTTTCCGGCGGTGAGCGGAGGCGGGTGGCGCTGGCGCGGCTGTTGTTGCAGAAGCCGGCGATCCTGTTGCTCGACGAGCCGACGAATCATCTCGATGCGGAGAGCGTTCACTGGCTGGAGCAACATCTGGCGCGTTATGAAGGCACGGTGATCGCGGTGACGCATGACCGGTATTTTCTGGATAACGTGGCGCAGTGGATTCTGGAGCTGGCGCATGGACATGGAACACCGTGGAAGGGGAATTATTCGTCGTGGCTGGAGCAGAAGCAGGCGCGGCTCGCGGTGGATCAGCGCACGGAGGATCGGCGGCAGAAGGCGATGGCGCGTGAGCTCGCTTGGATTCGTCAGTCAGCGAAGGCGCGTGTGGCGAAATCGCAGGCGCGCATCAGCGCGTACGAGGCGATGGTCAAAGAAAACAATCCTGAGAAGGAGAAGGAGTTTGAGTTGCTCATTCCACCGGGGCCGCGGCTGGGATCGCTCGTGGTTGAGGCGAATAATATTTCGAAGAGTTACGGTGATCGCGTGCTGTTTGAAGGCGTGACGTTTTCGCTGCCGCCGGGCGGCATTGTTGGCGTGATCGGGCCGAACGGTGCGGGCAAGACGACGATGTTCCGCCTCATCACGGACGCGGAGAAACCGGACTCAGGTGAGCTGCGGGTCGGGCCGTCGGTAAAGATCGCGCACGTGGATCAGTCGCGTGACTCGTTGCCGGATGGGCAGACGATTTTTCAGGCGATCAGCGACGGCGAAGAAATTCTGCGGCTGGGAAATCGTGAAGTGAATGCGCGGGCTTATTGTGCGCAGTTTGGTTTCACGGGTGCGGATCAGCAGAAGAAGGTCGGCGTGCTTTCGGGTGGTGAACGCAATCGCGTTCACTTGGCGCGGCTGCTGAAGAGCGGCGCGAACCTGATCCTGCTCGACGAACCGACGAACGATCTGGATGTGAACTCGATCCGCTCGCTGGAGGAAGGGCTGGAGAATTTCGCGGGTTGCGCGGTGGTGGTTTCGCACGACCGCTGGTTTCTCGACCGCGTGGCGACGCACATCCTGGCGTTTGAAGGCGACAGCGCGGTGCAGTGGTGGTCGGGAAATTATTCGAGTTATCTCGAGGATTACCGCCGTCGGAAGGGCAAGGAGGCGGAGCAGCCGCATCGGATCAAGTATCGGAAGCTGACGCGGTGA
- a CDS encoding transglutaminase-like domain-containing protein has translation MPLSVECSLSYQVLSPAAHFTFNILAAVDAHQRTESEHLELRPGVPLEHVTTSKGNRVMRAAVEAGMFELKYAATLDVSRPVLPIQVVADDFGRVPLHVLTYLLPSRYCESDRLASQAWELFGKIENRAEQVREICRWVDEHLEYAPGATDSRTSAWDVWQLRKGVCRDYTHLAIALCRALNIPARYVSGYAAGLEPMDFHACFEAYIGGHWYLFDPTDQLAADRIAVISRGRDAANAPLTTIFGRVINGAVKVRCEFVPVGGAPEAESSAVPAA, from the coding sequence ATGCCGCTGTCTGTCGAATGTTCACTTTCCTACCAGGTTCTTTCGCCGGCGGCGCATTTCACGTTCAATATTCTGGCGGCAGTCGATGCCCATCAACGGACTGAGAGCGAGCATCTGGAGCTGCGGCCCGGCGTACCGCTCGAACATGTAACGACGTCCAAGGGGAATCGCGTGATGCGCGCGGCCGTGGAGGCTGGAATGTTTGAGCTAAAATACGCGGCGACGCTGGATGTGTCGCGGCCAGTTTTGCCGATACAAGTAGTCGCTGATGACTTTGGTCGAGTGCCCTTGCATGTGCTGACCTATCTGCTTCCGAGCCGCTACTGCGAAAGCGACCGGCTGGCTTCGCAGGCGTGGGAGCTTTTTGGGAAGATCGAGAACCGGGCGGAGCAGGTGCGGGAGATCTGCCGCTGGGTGGATGAGCATCTCGAATACGCGCCGGGGGCGACGGATTCGCGGACATCGGCGTGGGATGTGTGGCAGTTGAGGAAGGGCGTGTGCCGCGATTACACGCACCTCGCGATCGCGCTGTGCCGGGCGCTGAACATCCCGGCGCGTTATGTGAGCGGGTATGCGGCGGGGTTGGAGCCGATGGATTTTCACGCGTGCTTCGAGGCGTATATCGGCGGGCACTGGTATCTTTTCGATCCGACGGATCAGCTGGCGGCGGATCGTATCGCGGTGATCTCGCGCGGGCGGGATGCGGCGAACGCGCCGCTGACGACGATATTCGGGCGGGTGATCAACGGGGCGGTGAAGGTGCGGTGCGAGTTCGTGCCGGTGGGCGGTGCGCCTGAGGCAGAGAGCAGCGCGGTGCCGGCGGCGTGA
- a CDS encoding outer membrane protein, giving the protein MKNTLLFLLSACAATVATAQTPTVSTPAATRFYVQPSLVLAIPGSDFDTAMGLGAAVGVSFKSRHSVELEYVQFETEPDAGYAPFDIDFTHILVTYKYRIPFTPKFSSYVGGSIGRVSQKISASQGFYIIGDDTDDSISVGLVGGVQYQFEDNIVFDGGLKVLGQDDTRFTTSGSVLLVQASVKFQF; this is encoded by the coding sequence ATGAAAAACACCCTTCTCTTTCTTTTGAGCGCGTGCGCAGCGACGGTCGCGACGGCGCAGACGCCCACTGTGAGCACACCTGCGGCGACGCGTTTTTATGTGCAGCCGTCGCTCGTGCTGGCGATACCGGGCAGCGATTTCGACACGGCGATGGGGCTGGGCGCGGCGGTGGGGGTTTCGTTCAAGAGCCGGCACAGCGTGGAGCTGGAGTATGTGCAGTTTGAGACGGAGCCGGACGCTGGTTATGCGCCGTTCGACATAGATTTCACGCACATCCTGGTGACGTACAAATACCGGATTCCGTTCACGCCGAAATTCTCGTCGTACGTGGGCGGCTCGATCGGGCGGGTCTCGCAGAAGATTTCGGCGAGCCAGGGGTTCTACATCATCGGTGATGACACGGATGACTCGATCAGCGTGGGGCTCGTGGGCGGCGTGCAGTACCAGTTTGAAGATAACATCGTGTTCGACGGCGGGCTGAAAGTGCTCGGGCAGGATGACACGCGGTTCACGACGAGCGGCTCGGTGCTGTTGGTGCAGGCGTCGGTGAAGTTTCAGTTTTGA
- a CDS encoding outer membrane beta-barrel protein gives MKKFLQLLCVLIFATPWVSAQNPDSDRVRFYVQPSAIVAYPGDDFDTVGGVSVAAGVTFARNHSVELEYLGFETERRRRWSEYELEFEYLFAAYKYRFAITEKFSVQAGVFLGRFEQKMSPAEYGTWYYNPQPDDDFAGGLSGTVEYQFTPHISFVGGIKMIGQAATRFTTSGTVGVAQAGAKFSF, from the coding sequence ATGAAAAAATTCCTTCAGCTTCTGTGCGTTCTTATTTTCGCGACCCCATGGGTTAGCGCTCAAAATCCCGATTCGGACCGCGTGCGATTCTATGTGCAGCCTTCCGCCATCGTGGCCTATCCGGGAGACGATTTCGACACCGTGGGCGGCGTGTCTGTGGCGGCGGGAGTCACGTTTGCGCGCAATCACAGTGTCGAACTTGAGTATCTCGGCTTCGAAACGGAGCGCAGGAGGCGCTGGTCGGAATACGAGCTTGAGTTCGAGTATTTGTTCGCTGCGTACAAGTACCGCTTCGCGATCACAGAGAAGTTCTCCGTTCAGGCGGGGGTGTTTCTTGGTCGCTTTGAACAAAAGATGTCCCCGGCCGAATATGGCACGTGGTATTACAACCCGCAGCCGGACGACGATTTTGCGGGAGGCTTGTCCGGGACTGTGGAGTACCAGTTCACGCCGCACATTTCTTTCGTCGGAGGCATCAAAATGATCGGGCAGGCGGCGACGCGTTTCACCACGAGCGGCACGGTGGGCGTCGCACAGGCGGGAGCGAAGTTCAGTTTCTAA
- a CDS encoding MFS transporter, with translation MLTYLCYGAMMSLAIGLNLLPVFLTTLSELFGGADGLTQEQLGRLGAIAFLGLAVGIVLTGPLADRWGAKPFAQLGNAMIAGSLTGMAFAPTYTTLGIWMFTLGLGAGILDMVLSPVVAALNPERRAVAMNWLHSFYCVGAVVTILAGSLALRAGLGWRGSCLVLLPLPVGLLVVFASQRFPAMTSEGGRTPMSALMKRGWFVAALVAIFLGGATELGMAQWLPAYAERSLGFSQWTASMALLAFSVAMALGRMVIGAIGGKWNSFQIMAWGCGLTVVLFIAGSFLPSPVWALVACVAAGFTGSCLWPTMLAVTADRYPDGGASMFGALAALGNAGGIFMPWLVGFIADRSDLHWGLAISAVAPLVMMPLVMWLGRSVRAGGRG, from the coding sequence TTGCTCACGTATCTGTGCTACGGGGCGATGATGAGTCTGGCGATCGGGTTGAATCTGCTGCCGGTGTTTTTGACGACGCTCAGCGAACTTTTTGGTGGGGCGGACGGGCTTACGCAGGAGCAACTCGGGCGGCTGGGTGCGATTGCGTTTCTCGGGTTGGCGGTGGGGATCGTGCTGACGGGGCCGCTGGCGGACCGGTGGGGGGCGAAGCCGTTTGCGCAGCTGGGGAATGCGATGATCGCGGGGAGCCTGACGGGGATGGCGTTCGCGCCGACGTACACGACGCTGGGGATCTGGATGTTCACGCTGGGGCTGGGGGCGGGGATTCTGGACATGGTGTTGAGTCCGGTGGTGGCTGCGCTGAATCCGGAGCGGCGGGCGGTCGCCATGAATTGGTTACACTCGTTTTATTGCGTGGGAGCGGTGGTGACGATCCTGGCGGGGTCGCTCGCGCTGCGTGCGGGGCTGGGCTGGCGCGGGTCGTGTCTGGTGCTGCTGCCGCTGCCGGTGGGGTTGCTGGTGGTGTTTGCGTCGCAGCGTTTCCCGGCGATGACGAGCGAGGGCGGGCGGACGCCGATGAGCGCGCTGATGAAGCGCGGATGGTTCGTGGCGGCGCTGGTGGCGATTTTTCTGGGTGGGGCGACTGAGCTGGGGATGGCGCAGTGGCTGCCGGCTTATGCGGAGCGGTCGCTCGGGTTTTCGCAGTGGACGGCGAGCATGGCGTTGCTGGCGTTTTCGGTGGCGATGGCGCTGGGGCGGATGGTGATCGGGGCGATCGGCGGAAAATGGAATTCGTTTCAGATCATGGCGTGGGGGTGCGGGCTGACGGTGGTGTTGTTCATCGCGGGATCGTTTTTGCCGTCGCCGGTGTGGGCGCTGGTGGCGTGCGTGGCGGCGGGTTTCACGGGGAGCTGTCTGTGGCCGACGATGCTGGCGGTGACGGCGGACCGGTATCCGGATGGTGGAGCCAGCATGTTTGGCGCGCTGGCGGCGCTGGGGAATGCGGGCGGGATTTTCATGCCGTGGCTGGTGGGCTTCATCGCGGACCGGAGCGATCTGCACTGGGGGCTGGCGATCTCGGCGGTGGCGCCGCTGGTGATGATGCCGCTGGTGATGTGGCTGGGGAGGAGTGTCCGCGCAGGTGGAAGAGGGTAG
- a CDS encoding rhamnogalacturonidase — MMSRRLLGFLALIACGFFPLQSQAVGLVKTGVFAVRSFGATGDGKTLDTVAINRAIDAAAESGGGVVEFSAGEYLCYTIRLKSHVTLHLGPGAVIVGAEPPPEGQPGGYDAPEPSEWAWYQDFGHTHFKNSLIWGDGLTNVAITGPGMIYGRGLSRGNTRVALPVGVQLPSPEGNPPDALEADGVYEVTPRPELKAGPFNYPNAKDRKADGVGNKAIALVRCRNVTLRDFTILHGGHFGILATGVDNLTIDNLLIDTNRDGIDVDACSNVRITNTSVNSPTDDGICLKASHALGLKKATENVTIANCFVSGFDEGSLLDGTRKRTMKKRGGTMGRIKLGTEAGGGFRNIAISNCVFEYCRGIALEQVDGGVMEDIAITNVTMRDVNNAPIFIRLGARLRAPETTEPGKVRRILISNLVAWNVAPEHGILIAGLAGHPVEDVVISNVQIFYRGGGTAEQAAREVPAYAKDYPDPWNFGTMPSWGIFARHVKNLRVSDVELRLMNADARPAVFLEEAVDARFSDVRLGETKEARGLWALRGVSGLVAREVTGLEDGNVAEVGAEKVVR, encoded by the coding sequence ATGATGTCCCGTCGTCTGCTTGGTTTTCTCGCGTTGATCGCCTGCGGCTTTTTTCCGCTCCAGAGCCAGGCGGTCGGGCTGGTGAAGACGGGCGTGTTTGCGGTGAGGAGCTTTGGGGCGACGGGGGATGGGAAGACACTCGATACGGTGGCGATCAACCGCGCGATCGATGCGGCGGCGGAGTCGGGCGGGGGTGTGGTGGAGTTTAGCGCAGGCGAGTATCTTTGTTATACGATCCGGCTGAAGAGCCATGTGACGCTGCATCTGGGGCCGGGGGCGGTGATCGTGGGGGCGGAGCCGCCGCCGGAGGGGCAGCCGGGCGGGTACGATGCGCCGGAGCCGAGCGAGTGGGCGTGGTATCAGGACTTCGGGCACACGCATTTTAAGAACAGCCTGATCTGGGGCGATGGGCTTACGAATGTGGCGATCACGGGGCCGGGGATGATTTATGGGCGCGGGCTCAGTCGTGGAAATACGCGCGTGGCGCTGCCGGTGGGCGTGCAGCTGCCGAGTCCGGAGGGGAATCCGCCGGATGCGCTGGAGGCGGATGGGGTTTATGAGGTGACGCCGCGGCCGGAGTTGAAGGCGGGGCCGTTTAATTATCCGAACGCGAAGGATCGGAAGGCGGATGGCGTGGGTAACAAGGCGATCGCGCTGGTGCGTTGCCGGAATGTGACACTGCGGGATTTCACGATCCTGCACGGCGGGCATTTTGGGATTCTGGCGACTGGCGTGGATAATCTCACGATCGACAATCTGCTGATCGATACGAACCGCGATGGGATCGACGTGGATGCGTGCTCGAATGTGCGGATCACGAACACGTCGGTGAATTCGCCGACGGATGACGGGATTTGTCTGAAGGCGTCGCACGCGCTCGGGCTCAAGAAGGCGACGGAGAACGTGACGATCGCGAATTGTTTCGTGAGCGGTTTCGACGAAGGCTCGCTGCTGGACGGGACGCGGAAACGGACGATGAAGAAGCGCGGCGGGACGATGGGACGCATCAAACTGGGGACGGAGGCGGGTGGCGGGTTTCGGAATATCGCGATCTCAAACTGTGTTTTTGAATATTGCCGAGGCATCGCGCTGGAGCAGGTGGATGGCGGGGTGATGGAGGACATCGCGATCACGAACGTGACGATGCGCGACGTGAACAATGCGCCGATCTTCATCCGGCTGGGAGCGCGGTTGCGGGCGCCGGAGACGACGGAGCCGGGGAAGGTGCGGCGGATTTTAATCAGCAATCTGGTGGCGTGGAATGTGGCGCCGGAGCACGGAATTTTGATCGCGGGACTGGCGGGGCATCCGGTGGAGGATGTGGTGATTTCGAATGTGCAGATTTTTTATCGCGGCGGCGGCACGGCGGAGCAGGCGGCACGGGAAGTGCCGGCGTATGCGAAGGATTATCCCGATCCGTGGAATTTCGGGACGATGCCGTCGTGGGGAATTTTTGCGCGGCACGTGAAGAATCTGCGGGTGAGCGATGTGGAGTTGAGACTCATGAACGCGGATGCGCGGCCGGCGGTGTTTTTGGAGGAAGCGGTGGATGCGCGGTTTTCAGATGTACGGCTGGGGGAGACGAAGGAGGCGCGGGGGCTGTGGGCGTTGCGTGGCGTGAGCGGATTGGTCGCGCGGGAGGTGACGGGGTTGGAGGATGGGAACGTGGCTGAGGTGGGTGCGGAGAAAGTGGTGCGGTGA
- a CDS encoding family 43 glycosylhydrolase, with translation MTAMILKLVALGVAGVLAGRAWAGEARVLGWGDQGDGTYRNPVLKADYSDPDVIRVGEDFYLVASEFHFVGMQVLHSRDLVNWRVIGQVFDRLPIDAKYDEMRAYAQGTWAPSLRYRDGVFYVYVCTPQDGLFMWHTKDPAGPWSEMVTVKRVSGWEDPCPFWDDDGQAYLVRGKVGAGPIILHKLSADGTQLLDDGVEIYRGPVAEGPKLFKRGGFYFISLPEGGVTEGGQTVLRAKSIYGPYERREVLPGGSPHQGGIVELESGESWFLAFKSTGYLGRIGHLLPVAWGEDGWPVFGDRGRTVERWTKPKVAADSKVGAAGSGVMKPEVSEEFGAETLGPVWQWNHNPTSGAASLTERSGWLRLRGEAAAELRVAKNTLTQKLWDEAGVVDVKIDASGLSEGQRAGFTFVCGNVFYWVGATRREGVLRVRYEGEVGPALKGEALWLRGIYDGERARLLYSLDGASYVDTGIAVQLRAGQWKGARVGLFCYGEGGGSVAVDYFRYRYAGALAEVAVDREVEVAAGVQGLWCEPVGVWDGRTVLLYHSFADDRDGPGDLLKRVAQELSAKGVASLRVNFRGEGDKARTRIESTLTTRIADAEAAWRFAATQRGVDVSRIGALGWSLGATTAIETAGRNPAWFRSVAVWSSPSGDQEREMLSRAVAKRALRDGEATQHDPAWKSVTTTRVFYESFRGVNLDVSLRKYPGAFFSVRGSADHLAQYEMQFMKNRAGVKAPAESLLIAGANHVFDVFAPEKGHAERAVEATVGWFLRTL, from the coding sequence ATGACGGCGATGATTTTGAAACTGGTGGCGCTCGGGGTGGCGGGCGTTTTGGCGGGGCGCGCGTGGGCGGGGGAAGCGCGCGTGTTGGGCTGGGGCGATCAAGGGGATGGCACGTATCGGAATCCGGTGCTCAAGGCGGATTATTCGGACCCGGATGTGATCAGGGTCGGGGAGGATTTTTATCTGGTGGCGTCGGAGTTTCACTTTGTGGGGATGCAGGTGCTGCATTCGCGCGATCTGGTGAACTGGCGGGTGATCGGGCAGGTGTTTGACCGGCTGCCGATCGATGCGAAGTACGACGAGATGCGCGCGTATGCGCAGGGGACATGGGCGCCGTCGCTGCGGTATCGGGACGGGGTTTTTTATGTGTATGTGTGCACGCCGCAGGACGGGTTGTTCATGTGGCACACGAAAGATCCGGCGGGGCCGTGGTCGGAGATGGTGACGGTGAAGCGGGTGAGCGGGTGGGAAGATCCGTGTCCCTTTTGGGACGACGACGGGCAGGCATATCTGGTGCGCGGGAAGGTGGGGGCGGGGCCGATTATTTTGCACAAGCTGAGTGCGGATGGGACGCAGCTGCTGGATGACGGCGTGGAGATTTATCGCGGGCCGGTGGCGGAGGGACCGAAGCTGTTTAAGCGGGGCGGGTTTTATTTTATTTCGCTGCCCGAGGGTGGCGTGACGGAGGGCGGGCAGACGGTGTTGCGGGCGAAAAGTATTTATGGGCCGTACGAGCGGCGGGAAGTGTTGCCGGGCGGGAGTCCGCATCAGGGCGGGATTGTGGAGCTGGAGAGCGGGGAAAGCTGGTTTTTAGCGTTTAAGTCCACGGGGTATCTCGGGCGCATCGGGCATTTGCTGCCGGTGGCGTGGGGCGAGGATGGGTGGCCGGTATTTGGGGATCGGGGACGGACGGTGGAGCGGTGGACGAAGCCGAAGGTGGCGGCGGATTCGAAGGTGGGCGCGGCGGGGAGCGGTGTGATGAAGCCGGAGGTGAGCGAGGAGTTTGGCGCGGAGACGCTCGGGCCGGTTTGGCAGTGGAATCATAATCCGACGAGTGGGGCGGCGTCGTTGACGGAGCGGAGCGGATGGTTGCGGTTGCGCGGCGAAGCGGCGGCGGAGTTGCGGGTGGCGAAGAACACGCTGACGCAGAAACTGTGGGACGAGGCGGGCGTGGTGGATGTGAAGATCGATGCGAGCGGGCTGAGCGAGGGGCAGCGGGCTGGGTTCACGTTTGTGTGCGGGAATGTGTTTTACTGGGTGGGGGCGACGCGGCGGGAAGGGGTTTTACGCGTGCGGTACGAAGGGGAAGTGGGGCCGGCGCTTAAGGGTGAGGCGCTTTGGTTGCGCGGGATTTATGACGGGGAGCGGGCGCGGCTGCTCTACAGCCTGGATGGTGCGAGCTATGTGGACACGGGGATCGCGGTGCAGCTGCGGGCGGGGCAGTGGAAGGGAGCGCGCGTGGGGTTGTTTTGCTACGGCGAAGGCGGTGGGAGCGTGGCGGTGGATTATTTCCGGTATCGGTATGCGGGTGCGCTCGCGGAGGTGGCGGTGGATCGGGAGGTGGAGGTGGCGGCGGGCGTGCAGGGGCTTTGGTGCGAGCCGGTCGGCGTGTGGGATGGGCGCACCGTGTTGCTGTATCACAGTTTCGCGGACGACCGGGATGGGCCGGGGGATTTGTTGAAGCGGGTGGCGCAGGAGCTGTCGGCGAAGGGTGTGGCGAGCTTGCGCGTGAATTTCCGGGGCGAGGGTGACAAGGCGCGGACGCGGATCGAATCGACGTTGACGACGCGGATCGCGGATGCGGAGGCGGCGTGGCGGTTTGCGGCGACGCAGCGCGGGGTGGATGTGTCGCGGATCGGAGCGCTTGGGTGGAGTCTCGGGGCGACGACCGCGATCGAGACGGCGGGGAGGAATCCGGCGTGGTTCCGGAGCGTGGCCGTGTGGTCGAGTCCGTCGGGCGATCAGGAGCGGGAGATGTTGTCGCGGGCGGTGGCGAAGCGGGCGTTGCGGGATGGGGAGGCGACGCAGCACGATCCGGCGTGGAAGTCGGTGACGACGACGCGGGTGTTTTATGAGAGTTTTCGCGGCGTGAATCTGGACGTGTCGTTGCGGAAATATCCGGGAGCGTTTTTCTCAGTGCGAGGATCGGCGGATCATCTGGCGCAGTACGAGATGCAGTTCATGAAGAACCGGGCGGGCGTGAAAGCGCCGGCGGAGTCGTTGTTGATCGCGGGGGCGAATCATGTGTTCGACGTGTTCGCGCCGGAGAAGGGGCACGCGGAGCGGGCGGTGGAGGCGACGGTCGGGTGGTTTTTGCGGACGCTGTGA
- a CDS encoding chemotaxis protein CheX: MVSTPPPISDTVIQKSIALAMDNVFRIMLKREVSFVEKTTAEALQSSGNQFHVVSNVGFVGDACGIVYLCLTDGFAMHAVSHVLGSAASDVDLADHDLVKDVIGELTNMTAGGFKNALCDLGYPCKLTLPTIVRGQSVKVSCFKSSIRHIFVFDCAGHRIVADIQLNNG; encoded by the coding sequence ATGGTTTCCACCCCGCCACCCATCAGCGACACCGTCATCCAGAAATCCATCGCCCTGGCGATGGACAACGTCTTCCGCATCATGCTGAAGCGCGAGGTCTCCTTCGTGGAAAAAACGACTGCCGAAGCCCTGCAGTCCTCCGGCAACCAGTTTCATGTCGTCAGCAATGTCGGCTTCGTCGGAGACGCCTGCGGCATCGTCTATCTCTGCCTCACCGACGGCTTCGCCATGCACGCCGTCAGCCACGTCCTCGGCTCAGCCGCCAGCGACGTCGATCTCGCCGACCACGACCTCGTCAAAGACGTCATCGGCGAACTCACCAACATGACCGCCGGCGGTTTCAAAAACGCCCTCTGCGACCTCGGCTACCCCTGCAAGCTCACGCTTCCCACGATCGTTCGCGGTCAAAGCGTCAAAGTCTCCTGCTTTAAGTCCTCGATCCGCCACATCTTCGTCTTCGACTGCGCCGGCCACCGCATCGTCGCCGACATCCAGCTCAACAACGGCTGA
- a CDS encoding YceH family protein: MDVSLPISPALSLLEGRVLGCLIEKAFTTPDLYPLTMNALVLACNQKSNRDPVLAVGEPEVGAALAGLREKRLVSLFAGADARVAKYRHTFEQVFPLDFSNEKTAWALIAELLLRGPQTGAGLRGNCVRMVPSLEGEGVDGVEALLGELAARAGGGLVQKLARQPGQKEARWAQRIADEAAGAGAGMGTGAERGKGESAPLTVALAMPPEVAQRLTALEAEVAGLRGELAELKKALGGG, encoded by the coding sequence ATGGATGTTTCCTTACCGATCTCGCCTGCGCTGTCGTTGCTCGAAGGTCGTGTGCTGGGGTGTCTGATCGAGAAGGCGTTCACGACGCCGGATCTTTATCCGCTGACGATGAACGCGCTGGTGCTGGCGTGTAATCAGAAGAGCAATCGCGATCCGGTGCTCGCGGTAGGCGAGCCGGAAGTGGGGGCGGCGCTGGCGGGGCTGCGGGAGAAACGGCTGGTCAGTTTATTCGCAGGAGCGGATGCGCGGGTGGCGAAATACCGGCATACGTTTGAGCAGGTTTTCCCGTTGGATTTCTCGAATGAGAAAACGGCGTGGGCGCTGATCGCGGAGTTGTTGTTGCGCGGGCCGCAGACGGGCGCGGGCTTGCGCGGGAATTGCGTGAGGATGGTGCCGTCGCTCGAGGGGGAGGGTGTCGATGGCGTGGAGGCGTTGCTCGGTGAGCTCGCGGCAAGAGCGGGCGGCGGGCTGGTGCAGAAACTGGCGCGTCAGCCGGGGCAGAAGGAAGCGCGCTGGGCGCAGCGGATCGCGGACGAAGCGGCGGGCGCTGGAGCGGGAATGGGAACAGGGGCGGAACGAGGGAAAGGGGAGAGTGCGCCGTTGACGGTAGCGCTGGCGATGCCGCCGGAGGTCGCGCAGCGGTTGACGGCGCTGGAGGCGGAGGTGGCGGGGTTGCGCGGCGAGTTGGCGGAGTTGAAGAAGGCGCTGGGGGGCGGGTGA